Sequence from the Myxocyprinus asiaticus isolate MX2 ecotype Aquarium Trade chromosome 44, UBuf_Myxa_2, whole genome shotgun sequence genome:
aaaataatcttaaatataTACGAACAAATTtttataatacaccttataatcagTTTTATGCTCTCATGAAGAATTGTAGCCACAGTTAAAATACATTTAGCTCTTTCcctaaacctagtgagctgcctatgtaggcagcattttaaggcatcctATGCACACTTCTGATGCAAAAGCTGTTGCAAAAAGTGGGACTTCTAAGATTATTTTCCTGTTCAAGCTCTCTTCAACCAGCTGCATGATTCCCACATgtccttaaaggggtagttcaacaataaataaataaataaataaataaatcaaatcaaatcaaatcaaatcactttattgtcacacagccatatacacgagtgcaatggtgtgtgaaattcttgggtgcagttccgatcaacatagcagtcgtgacagtgatgagacatataccaatttacaataacatcaaattaaatgtaaaataaaaataaaaaaaacgcaaaaaaaaaataagtacaaatctctcattatttactttccCTCTTGTTGTTTCGAACTCCctctgactttctttttcttagtcACTTttgactttaattgcatcttttttccatacaataaaatggCTGTCACTctgtattctgtatatatatatatattcaaaagtgATAACCATGTCTAAATTTATTGTCTTACCTGTTGTGTATTGGGAGCCTGGTCATCATGGCAGCAATAGACGTGGATTTGTGAGCATTTTTGAGGGACTCAAGGGGAAACTCCAGTGCCGGTTTCTTCTCCACTGGAACACCATGAGAGTCCAATGATGCCGCCATTCTCTTCAAACTTTGCTCTTTGATGAAAGAAGCATCCTGCTGCCACCCAGTCTTCCCTTCTCTCGATCTGAGCCTTTCCTTTACGCCCTGACTCGGTTCTGGGGAAGAGCATGTAGGAGACACCCAGGCTGCAGGTGAGGTTTGGCTGGACGTGGGCCGAAGAGCCGGGACCTTCCACAAGTTTAGTTTAGAAGGGTACAAAGATGGGTACGAAGGTGGTAGACTCATTGTGGGTGGTTTTATGAGTTTACCTGTATCAGAGGACGCCGAGGTTGAGGAGGTCGTAGCTCCAAAGGTGTGCTCACAAAGAAAAGGGTAATACAGGTGAGGAGGAAGTATAGATCGATCAGAGTGTCTTTGTGGATGAGCGAGCTGTGCGGTTGATGCCAGAAAGGGTAGTGGAGAGATCTGAGCTTGTGCGGTGGTGGTCGCAGAGCTTGCTGATGTAGGTATGCTCAATGCTGGGTTTAGGTATGAAAGGAGCCCAGGTGCCAACGGGTATCCAACACCAAGCAAAGATAGATTGAAACTAGGGGTGTCAGAGCATTCAAGTTGCCCAGTTGATGCCGGTGGGGGATAACAAGGTAAAGAAGAGGGCACAGAGTCAGACTTGGGTTTAACACTGGACGTTTGGCTGCTAAGGATGCGCCATTGTTCTGAAAGCAAGGCCGCTGGCCCCGAAAGGCAGGTTTTTGAGAGCCTATAGTGTCGCAGTTTTGATTCTACTTCAACCGAGCGTGCTCGCAAGAGTTGCTCTTCCAGTGAAAACACATCCGCCATCACGAGTTCTGCTTCTTGCTTGGATCGCTTGGTTCCTCCTCTTGTCTCCACAGGGTCTGGACTCAAAACCGCCGACCCGTTTGTCTCGGCCATGTCTTCATCTTTCTCTGCTTCCCTCTCTGTTTCTACTTCCTCTATGTCTTCATTCACACCGACCTCCAGGCTTGCAGCTGAATGAGGGGGCTCATCCGACATCTCGGCACGATCAGAGTGACTCTTGGTGGGGCTGTGGGAGTGTAGACTTCCCTGCTGGGGCCGGAGTTGGTCTGGATGAAGCAGACTGCCCTTTTTATAAGGCCAGTCGGACTCGATGAGCAACGATAATGAGTTTTTGCACAAGCTGTACTTCATGTGGTTGTACAGGTGGGATTTTTCCATGCAGGTGAAAGGGCATTGGAAGCATTTGTAGTTGTAGGGTTTGCCCCACGGTCGCGGGATGTAGTGCGGCTTTTTAGGTTTCCGTTCCTTGTGCTTACAACCCACTTTACAATCGTCTTTCGACATTACAGCGATATGAACGTGTGGTGATAAAGCAGCAATGCTGGAGAGGATGTGTAATTGTTTAAGAATGGGTTTCTTCCAGTTTTGTGTATATTTTTATGTCTGCCTCCAAGTATGTGGTTATTATGCGTGCTACTGAATCATGTGAGTGTGTTTGGAGTGATTTAAATGTGTGGGTAAACTTTTAATTGATTAGAACTGGAATCAAGTAGGAACGCATCCATCAGACGACCAAAATGTTCATCTCAGCTGTtgagaaaaacaaatttttttttaatattaaacaaaGAGAAGAGCAAAAAAGTAATGTATGAGAATCAGATCAGCATTagatttaatgtaatgtaatgatgctgatgcttttttttacacacaatgaaagtgaatgttgactgagtcTAGCATTCTgccatttgtgtttcacagaatacaGACCATCATatttttagaacaacatgaggatgagtaaatgatgacagaactttcatttatgggtgaactgtccctttaaagtcaACGTGTAATGGCATTTAAAACTTATTTTCCTTCAGCAACTGGTGTTGTCATCAAAAAAAGAACAATCGTTTTAGAGGAGGAGCAagtttaaacaaatttaaatatgtttctggtcacaataagaccagaaccATATTAGTACTGAAGTATATAGTGTCAATTGTGCAGCCTATTCTTTGAAGTGAAAATTACATGGTTTGTAACATGTATCACggcagttttgaggtgaaatgtccactttgaggtgttaaaagtgagttaaatgttcttgcAAACAGATTATGTTTtggaggttaatgctctatcgaattttaaatcaacaaaatcgacctacctaccctaacccttaaacctaaaccaaaccgatagtttcagaaaaagtgaaaaattaaa
This genomic interval carries:
- the LOC127434132 gene encoding proline-rich protein 35-like produces the protein MSKDDCKVGCKHKERKPKKPHYIPRPWGKPYNYKCFQCPFTCMEKSHLYNHMKYSLCKNSLSLLIESDWPYKKGSLLHPDQLRPQQGSLHSHSPTKSHSDRAEMSDEPPHSAASLEVGVNEDIEEVETEREAEKDEDMAETNGSAVLSPDPVETRGGTKRSKQEAELVMADVFSLEEQLLRARSVEVESKLRHYRLSKTCLSGPAALLSEQWRILSSQTSSVKPKSDSVPSSLPCYPPPASTGQLECSDTPSFNLSLLGVGYPLAPGLLSYLNPALSIPTSASSATTTAQAQISPLPFLASTAQLAHPQRHSDRSILPPHLYYPFLCEHTFGATTSSTSASSDTGKLIKPPTMSLPPSYPSLYPSKLNLWKVPALRPTSSQTSPAAWVSPTCSSPEPSQGVKERLRSREGKTGWQQDASFIKEQSLKRMAASLDSHGVPVEKKPALEFPLESLKNAHKSTSIAAMMTRLPIHNSDAASPLHMSEPLEARQRGMERDADPAAALLQDFSTLLQEYQSTEQRATTLPEQRHLWAHLGKIRSELSHIKLALERTARSNEGPLDLSVKKDLNTNTAGDATGRRIVGETKETIDENCTDTEEEEDDDDDKDDGETVERRSSFKERRKCSLDALMKLNQSHVPVVKTEVLADGGFVVRAGTAEALWHSRTTKCEADSSVLLCSKTPNRPPSIQHLDTLCPTSPLTTTDTMV